From the Butyrivibrio fibrisolvens genome, one window contains:
- a CDS encoding HigA family addiction module antitoxin → MHIAYRLAKEIHIPQSRISDILSGERGITADTAMRFAMYFGTTPQFWLNIQNQYDLDMLKVSGKIVNMSDIRPYNLMQG, encoded by the coding sequence ATGCACATTGCATATAGACTTGCCAAAGAGATTCATATTCCTCAGTCAAGAATTAGTGATATCTTAAGTGGCGAGAGAGGAATTACAGCAGATACTGCAATGAGATTTGCAATGTATTTTGGAACTACCCCACAGTTTTGGCTGAATATTCAGAATCAGTACGACTTGGATATGCTTAAGGTATCCGGTAAGATTGTAAATATGTCTGATATCAGACCATATAATTTGATGCAAGGATAA
- a CDS encoding C40 family peptidase produces the protein MKKGKRIFSVLTIAILTTIQLVAVPVWAATSSDLKKQKEELQNQQSQTQDAYDSASDAAQEIADEQTELGEQIDDTNDQLVGLIADISLIEDEIADKEAEIEVTQAAYDEAKAQEEKLYQEMCARIKYMYEKGETTYVEILMSATSFSDFTTKAEYVEQLYEYDRQQLEAYVEVQLEKATYKVKLEDEKGELETTKEELAQEQELLQKTLNEYKLAYADYETQLANARAQAATYKEQLKAQTAQIASLDSEIKAKEAEEEAARKAAEEAAKKAAQESANASSGSDSTSSSSSSTPSSSSGKTYSPAGEATGDNIAAYACQFVGNPYVFGGTSLTDGCDCSGFVYSVYKAFGITVPRTSYALNSAGTGVAYEDARPGDVIVYAGHCAIYLGNGRIVHASSEKTGIKYGYATYRTITSVRRFV, from the coding sequence ATGAAAAAAGGCAAAAGGATTTTTTCCGTATTAACTATAGCTATACTTACGACAATTCAACTGGTGGCAGTACCTGTATGGGCAGCCACCAGTTCTGATTTGAAAAAACAAAAAGAAGAGCTACAAAACCAGCAGTCGCAGACTCAGGATGCATATGACAGCGCCAGTGACGCAGCGCAGGAGATAGCTGATGAGCAGACTGAACTTGGTGAACAGATCGATGATACCAATGACCAGCTTGTTGGGCTTATAGCAGATATCTCCCTGATTGAAGACGAAATAGCTGATAAGGAAGCCGAGATAGAAGTAACTCAGGCAGCTTATGATGAAGCCAAGGCACAGGAAGAAAAGCTCTATCAAGAGATGTGCGCACGTATCAAATATATGTATGAAAAGGGTGAGACTACATATGTTGAGATACTCATGAGTGCAACGAGCTTTTCGGATTTTACCACCAAGGCTGAGTATGTAGAACAGCTCTATGAATATGACAGGCAGCAGCTTGAAGCTTATGTAGAGGTGCAGCTTGAGAAGGCTACCTACAAAGTTAAGCTTGAGGATGAAAAGGGAGAATTGGAGACAACCAAGGAAGAGCTTGCCCAGGAGCAGGAACTTCTTCAGAAGACGCTGAATGAATATAAGCTGGCATATGCCGATTATGAGACTCAGCTTGCCAATGCCCGTGCCCAAGCTGCCACTTATAAAGAACAGCTCAAGGCTCAGACAGCACAGATCGCATCACTTGATAGTGAGATCAAGGCCAAGGAAGCTGAGGAAGAGGCTGCCAGAAAGGCGGCAGAGGAAGCTGCCAAGAAAGCAGCCCAGGAGTCGGCCAATGCTTCTTCCGGATCGGATTCGACTTCTTCGTCATCATCATCTACGCCGTCATCTTCTTCAGGCAAGACTTATTCGCCTGCGGGAGAAGCTACAGGTGATAATATAGCAGCCTATGCCTGTCAGTTTGTAGGCAATCCATATGTATTTGGCGGTACGAGTCTTACTGATGGGTGCGACTGTTCGGGATTTGTTTATTCTGTTTACAAGGCATTTGGAATCACTGTGCCAAGGACTTCGTATGCACTTAACTCTGCCGGAACGGGAGTTGCCTATGAAGATGCTAGACCGGGCGATGTTATAGTATACGCAGGTCACTGCGCTATATACCTTGGTAATGGAAGGATAGTACATGCAAGCTCTGAAAAGACAGGAATTAAGTATGGATATGCAACATACCGCACGATCACCTCAGTAAGAAGGTTTGTATGA
- a CDS encoding GNAT family N-acetyltransferase yields MFKKYYEKLFKQIAIDYNCTPEDLKKGEIIITKSEWNDGRRSYSPDMPFLQMATLGASTVIMADECLHEFLHGFIKDVEGHRLFELDNLIKINEELKQYGYQMNSTHHMFLPCCDVIVPERFQVKWLYDSEINKFYGDLRFPNAIAYPEPCPVRPDRIVVIATDGDNIMGMAGCSEDAPHWQQVGIDVLPEYRSRGIGTYLVTLLKNKIIEMGDTPFYGTAAANIMSQNIAIKSGFRPAWVETDAVKITEDHS; encoded by the coding sequence ATGTTTAAAAAATATTATGAAAAGCTTTTTAAGCAGATAGCTATTGATTATAACTGTACTCCGGAAGATTTGAAGAAGGGTGAGATCATCATCACAAAATCAGAATGGAATGATGGCAGAAGAAGCTACAGCCCAGATATGCCTTTTTTGCAAATGGCGACACTTGGAGCAAGCACAGTGATCATGGCTGATGAATGCCTGCATGAGTTCTTGCACGGTTTTATCAAAGATGTTGAGGGGCATAGACTGTTTGAACTTGATAATCTTATAAAGATAAACGAAGAGCTGAAACAGTATGGTTATCAGATGAATTCTACACATCATATGTTTTTACCCTGCTGTGATGTAATCGTACCAGAACGTTTTCAGGTGAAGTGGCTGTATGATAGTGAAATAAACAAGTTCTACGGAGATTTGCGCTTCCCCAATGCAATTGCATATCCGGAGCCTTGTCCGGTGCGGCCTGACAGGATTGTAGTCATTGCTACCGATGGAGATAATATTATGGGAATGGCAGGTTGCTCGGAAGATGCGCCGCACTGGCAGCAGGTTGGAATTGATGTGCTTCCTGAATACAGGTCAAGAGGAATTGGCACTTACCTGGTGACACTATTAAAGAACAAGATTATTGAGATGGGCGATACACCTTTTTACGGAACTGCAGCAGCTAATATCATGTCGCAAAACATTGCCATTAAGAGCGGATTCAGACCTGCATGGGTAGAAACTGATGCAGTTAAGATCACAGAAGATCATTCTTGA
- the tig gene encoding trigger factor encodes MKKKLTIVMATVLSGVLLAGCNKAEDASTNANSASSSASLAEGIDAQSLQGAVDGSSAGASAEPLTEDGYLSYYTASDYVTLGDYKGFEVKVPIVEITDEDVQSTLLSSYASSFTPVEVTDRTDVRMGDTANINYVGKYADTLEAFDGGTDDSAEGYDLVIGSGSFIPGFEDSLIGAEVGTTVDINLTFPEDYSAAELAGVDVIFTVTINKISAPAYSDEEVAALGIEGVTDKDSLLEYIKEDLTTQAQEENKETARSSALDLAYENATFAEEFPQVLVDRFISDYEDTLEYYMQMYSYYYGVSYSSVDDYISQNYGIAAEEVASYKEEQAVEQLKYIFLERAIADAEGLTVTDEDIEAELLDIATQSGYEDVDSFAEFYNSTYGRDVRELAAEQLIAEKAQDFLAENSTLVEVEASELEEEADDASEAASIAE; translated from the coding sequence ATGAAAAAGAAACTGACAATTGTTATGGCAACAGTTTTAAGTGGGGTGTTGCTCGCAGGATGTAATAAAGCTGAAGATGCCAGCACTAATGCAAACAGTGCATCATCGTCTGCTTCACTTGCAGAGGGAATTGATGCTCAGTCTCTCCAGGGGGCTGTTGACGGATCATCTGCAGGAGCTTCTGCAGAGCCTCTTACCGAGGATGGATATCTTTCATACTACACAGCAAGTGATTATGTAACTCTTGGTGATTATAAGGGATTTGAAGTCAAGGTTCCGATAGTGGAAATTACTGACGAAGATGTTCAGTCTACTCTTCTTTCATCCTATGCATCATCATTTACACCGGTAGAAGTTACAGATCGTACAGATGTAAGAATGGGAGATACAGCCAATATCAACTACGTAGGCAAGTATGCTGATACACTTGAAGCATTTGATGGTGGTACTGATGATTCTGCAGAAGGCTATGACCTTGTTATAGGTTCAGGAAGCTTTATTCCCGGTTTTGAGGATAGTCTTATCGGAGCAGAAGTTGGTACAACTGTTGATATAAATCTTACATTCCCTGAAGATTACAGCGCAGCTGAGCTTGCAGGAGTAGATGTTATCTTTACTGTTACAATTAACAAGATCTCTGCACCAGCTTATTCTGACGAAGAGGTAGCAGCTCTTGGTATTGAAGGCGTTACAGACAAGGATAGCCTTCTTGAATATATCAAAGAAGACCTTACCACTCAGGCTCAGGAAGAAAACAAGGAGACAGCAAGATCATCCGCTCTTGATCTTGCATATGAAAATGCTACATTTGCAGAGGAGTTCCCTCAGGTACTTGTAGACAGATTCATTTCTGACTATGAAGATACTCTTGAGTATTACATGCAGATGTACAGCTACTATTATGGCGTATCATATTCATCTGTTGATGACTATATCAGCCAGAACTATGGAATAGCTGCAGAAGAGGTTGCATCCTACAAAGAGGAGCAGGCTGTAGAGCAGCTCAAATATATATTCCTCGAAAGAGCTATCGCAGATGCTGAAGGTCTTACAGTTACAGATGAAGACATAGAAGCAGAGCTTTTAGATATTGCAACTCAGTCCGGATATGAAGACGTAGACTCTTTTGCAGAGTTCTATAATTCTACTTACGGAAGAGATGTCAGGGAGCTTGCAGCTGAACAGCTTATCGCTGAGAAGGCACAGGATTTCCTTGCAGAGAATTCTACACTTGTAGAAGTTGAAGCTTCCGAACTTGAAGAAGAGGCAGATGATGCTTCAGAGGCAGCATCAATAGCAGAATAA
- a CDS encoding SAP domain-containing protein has product MQRPEFDSIKDYTEFCKYYWYRDELIKICKAHGLKATGSKIELNKVIEAYFSGEKILPEKKKPAKKKTAVVTELTLNTSLIACGFTFGNRFREFFRQQTGEENFKFNVDMVATAKAVKESGDESFTLGDLLDIYYGKKTYATYDKSALQWNKFVKDFCADEATGIYSERLKAAAALWKIVRESDMKKEYSHDLFEKYKDMFL; this is encoded by the coding sequence GTGCAACGACCTGAATTTGACAGCATAAAAGATTATACAGAATTCTGCAAATACTATTGGTATAGAGACGAACTTATCAAGATTTGCAAGGCTCATGGGCTTAAAGCGACCGGCAGCAAGATAGAACTTAATAAGGTTATCGAAGCCTATTTTTCAGGTGAAAAGATCTTACCGGAAAAGAAGAAACCAGCTAAAAAGAAAACAGCAGTGGTAACCGAGCTCACGCTGAATACAAGTCTTATAGCCTGCGGCTTCACATTTGGAAACAGGTTCCGTGAGTTCTTCAGGCAGCAGACAGGAGAAGAGAACTTCAAGTTTAACGTCGATATGGTTGCTACTGCAAAAGCAGTTAAAGAAAGCGGCGATGAGAGTTTTACACTTGGAGATCTTTTGGATATCTATTATGGAAAAAAGACGTATGCTACATACGATAAGTCAGCTCTTCAGTGGAATAAGTTTGTAAAAGATTTCTGCGCGGACGAAGCAACCGGTATATATAGTGAGAGACTTAAAGCAGCTGCAGCTCTTTGGAAAATTGTCAGAGAGTCTGATATGAAAAAAGAGTATTCTCATGATCTGTTCGAAAAGTACAAAGATATGTTCTTGTAA
- the asnS gene encoding asparagine--tRNA ligase codes for MDLIDVFKTKKIGDTVELEGWVRNNRDQKEFGFIDFYDGTSVNTLQVVYTKELANFDSITKIHPGSAIEVKGILVESNGKQEYELKPESINLIGDCPTDYPIQPKRHTVEFLRSQAYLRPRTKLFQAVFKIRSIAAAGIHEYFQNNNYTYVHTPIMTNSDCEGSNQMFKVTTFDLADVPKTEDGSVDYTQDLFGKEAYITGSGQLHGETYAMAFKKIYTFGPTFRTEDSNTKTHANEFWMIEPEMAFTHLEGLMDAEEDMLKYVIKYTLEKGAAEIEFLNQFVSKGLKEKLEKVANSNFVRITHHEAIDLLLGSGEKWEFTPDYESDIAKEHEKWITEHFGAPVFIYNWPKDIKAWYMKLNDDGKTVAAVDLEVPGSGELMGGSEREVDMDKLEELIKIHGVDRSQVEWYVNLRKFGGCYHSGYGMGFERLIMYLTGVENIRDVIPFPRTPGNLNY; via the coding sequence ATGGATTTAATTGATGTTTTTAAGACCAAAAAGATCGGAGATACAGTAGAACTTGAGGGCTGGGTTAGAAATAATCGTGACCAGAAAGAGTTTGGATTTATAGATTTCTATGATGGTACTTCTGTTAATACTCTTCAGGTAGTATATACCAAGGAACTTGCAAATTTTGATAGTATCACTAAGATTCATCCCGGATCTGCTATTGAAGTAAAGGGAATACTTGTAGAATCTAATGGAAAACAGGAGTATGAGCTTAAGCCTGAAAGCATCAATCTTATCGGTGACTGCCCTACAGATTATCCTATTCAGCCTAAGAGACACACAGTTGAGTTCTTAAGAAGCCAGGCTTATCTTCGTCCCAGAACTAAGCTTTTCCAGGCTGTATTTAAGATCAGATCTATCGCAGCTGCTGGTATTCATGAGTACTTCCAGAACAACAACTATACATATGTTCATACACCTATCATGACCAACTCTGACTGTGAAGGTTCTAATCAGATGTTCAAGGTTACAACTTTTGACCTTGCTGATGTTCCGAAGACTGAGGATGGAAGCGTAGATTACACTCAGGACCTTTTTGGAAAAGAGGCTTATATCACAGGTTCAGGTCAGCTTCATGGCGAGACATATGCTATGGCATTCAAGAAGATCTACACATTTGGACCTACTTTCAGAACAGAGGATTCCAACACCAAGACTCATGCCAACGAGTTCTGGATGATCGAACCTGAGATGGCATTTACTCATCTTGAAGGACTTATGGATGCAGAAGAGGATATGCTCAAGTATGTCATCAAGTATACTCTTGAAAAGGGTGCTGCAGAGATTGAATTCCTCAACCAGTTCGTATCCAAGGGACTTAAAGAGAAGCTTGAGAAGGTTGCAAATTCTAACTTCGTAAGGATCACACACCACGAAGCAATAGACCTTCTTCTTGGATCAGGTGAGAAGTGGGAGTTCACTCCTGACTATGAGTCTGATATTGCCAAGGAGCATGAGAAGTGGATAACAGAGCATTTTGGAGCTCCGGTATTCATCTACAACTGGCCCAAGGATATCAAAGCTTGGTACATGAAGCTCAACGATGACGGCAAGACAGTTGCTGCTGTTGACCTTGAAGTTCCCGGATCAGGCGAGCTTATGGGCGGTTCTGAGAGAGAAGTAGACATGGACAAGCTCGAAGAACTTATCAAGATCCATGGCGTAGACAGAAGCCAGGTAGAATGGTATGTAAACCTTAGAAAGTTCGGCGGATGCTACCACTCAGGATACGGAATGGGATTTGAGCGTCTTATCATGTACTTAACAGGCGTTGAGAACATCAGAGACGTAATACCTTTCCCAAGAACACCTGGTAACCTTAACTATTGA
- a CDS encoding class I SAM-dependent methyltransferase: MEDYSMQHKKAWEFDAYDFWVRTAGSPQERAAKDKENPEKMLKQYANYFDSYKGIKVANICGSCGKKAIPLALLGSEVTVFDISEANKKYAVETADAAGVKMGYEVCDIMEIDMNKYAGFFDVVFMEGGILHYFHDIDAFMKVMNNLLKTGGKMICSDFHPFTKISDILGLQQPTMSYFSTDIFEGEMAHARFYDEEIRKQIPKCHYRKYTISEVINSIIGNGFTLERFDEHPSWENEKLPGEFTAIARKN; encoded by the coding sequence TTGGAAGATTATAGCATGCAACATAAGAAAGCCTGGGAGTTTGACGCATACGATTTCTGGGTTAGAACAGCAGGGTCGCCACAGGAACGAGCTGCTAAGGATAAAGAAAATCCTGAAAAAATGCTCAAGCAGTATGCAAACTATTTTGATTCATATAAGGGAATCAAAGTTGCCAATATATGCGGATCATGTGGTAAAAAAGCAATTCCGCTGGCACTTCTGGGATCCGAAGTAACTGTTTTTGACATATCGGAAGCAAACAAAAAATATGCAGTAGAAACAGCAGATGCAGCAGGTGTCAAAATGGGCTACGAAGTCTGTGACATTATGGAAATCGATATGAACAAATACGCAGGTTTCTTTGATGTAGTATTCATGGAAGGTGGAATTCTTCATTACTTCCATGATATAGACGCCTTTATGAAAGTTATGAACAACCTTCTTAAAACCGGTGGAAAGATGATCTGCAGTGACTTTCATCCTTTTACCAAAATCTCGGATATATTGGGGTTACAGCAGCCTACCATGAGTTATTTCTCCACAGATATCTTTGAAGGAGAGATGGCTCACGCAAGATTTTACGATGAGGAGATCCGTAAGCAGATCCCGAAGTGTCATTACAGGAAGTACACCATCAGTGAGGTCATCAACTCCATTATAGGAAATGGATTTACTTTGGAGCGTTTTGATGAGCATCCTTCATGGGAGAATGAAAAACTTCCGGGTGAGTTTACTGCGATTGCAAGAAAGAACTGA
- a CDS encoding GNAT family N-acetyltransferase, whose product MIFQDNIIKEYLRNVYFISGTACGGKTTVTKALSEKYGIPVYIIDDQFTVHQLMSNKEHQPSMNTRFRDADEFFGRSVEEYKNWLLGNKREQLDYVLLDLIKLSRDQIILCDLHIVVEEADIITDPSRIAFMISKPENIVDTYCNRPDHKPFSDFIHSATDYEKAKATCEQTLTELNIEAYNYIKQSDYFRVERDNSRSVEDTAALVANHFGWRLLDDLSIEKVDKGTDLANELLSFIENCSWDEAKDHIADLVRNWEFTDWETMFVAKSKGKIIGMASAMKEDYYPLPDIYPWISCVFVSEEYRGQRISGKLIDHANEYLKEHEFRKSYIPAPVENVGLYEHYGYSFVKEITNYGGGDDLLYSKDI is encoded by the coding sequence ATGATATTTCAAGACAATATAATTAAAGAGTATTTACGCAACGTTTATTTTATTTCAGGCACTGCTTGCGGCGGCAAGACAACAGTTACTAAGGCGCTCAGTGAAAAATATGGTATTCCCGTTTATATTATTGATGATCAGTTCACAGTTCATCAGCTTATGTCAAACAAAGAACATCAGCCCTCTATGAATACCCGATTCAGAGATGCAGATGAGTTCTTTGGAAGAAGCGTAGAAGAATACAAAAACTGGCTTTTGGGAAATAAGAGAGAGCAGCTCGACTATGTACTTCTTGATCTTATCAAGCTTTCGAGAGATCAGATCATTTTGTGCGATCTCCACATCGTTGTAGAAGAAGCTGACATAATTACAGATCCTTCCAGAATTGCTTTCATGATCTCCAAGCCTGAGAATATTGTGGATACATATTGCAACCGTCCGGATCACAAACCATTCAGCGATTTCATCCACAGTGCAACTGATTACGAAAAAGCCAAGGCAACCTGCGAGCAGACTTTGACTGAACTAAACATTGAAGCATACAACTATATTAAGCAGAGCGATTACTTCAGGGTTGAGCGTGATAATAGCAGAAGTGTTGAAGATACTGCTGCTTTAGTTGCGAATCATTTCGGATGGCGTCTGCTGGATGATCTGTCTATCGAAAAGGTCGATAAAGGAACCGATCTTGCAAATGAACTCCTGTCTTTTATAGAGAACTGTTCTTGGGATGAAGCCAAAGATCACATTGCAGATCTCGTAAGGAACTGGGAATTCACCGATTGGGAGACAATGTTTGTTGCAAAGAGCAAGGGCAAAATAATCGGAATGGCATCCGCCATGAAAGAGGATTATTATCCCCTGCCTGATATTTATCCTTGGATATCCTGTGTATTTGTATCTGAAGAATACCGCGGACAAAGGATCAGCGGAAAGCTGATCGATCATGCAAATGAGTATCTGAAAGAGCATGAATTTAGAAAAAGCTATATCCCAGCACCTGTAGAAAATGTTGGATTGTATGAGCACTACGGATATTCGTTTGTAAAAGAGATCACTAATTACGGTGGCGGTGATGATCTTCTGTATTCAAAAGATATTTAA
- the guaA gene encoding glutamine-hydrolyzing GMP synthase, protein MAQELIIVLDFGGQYKQLIARRVRECNVYCEIHPYTMPLDEIKAKNPKGIILTGGPASVYKEDSPTYSRELFEAGIPILGICYGSQLMAYRMGGVVKTAPVSEYGHTEVTLEALDSLLFQDVETDGDGNTSCWMSHTDYIAKAPEGFMITGHTRNCPVAAMENADKKLYAVQFHPEVLHTPQGTKMISSFVRNVCGCSGDWKMSSFVETTVKELREKIGDGKVLCALSGGVDSSVCAVLLSKAIGKQLTCVFVDHGLLRKDEGDEVEAVFGPEGPYELNFIRVNAQDYFYEKLAGQTDPETKRKIIGAEFINVFEKEAKKIGAVDFLAQGTIYPDVVESGIGKGATIKSHHNVGGLPDHVDFKEIVEPLRMLFKDEVRQVGLELGIPEKLVFRQPFPGPGLGIRIIGEVTPEKVRIVQDADYIYRSELEKAGIDMGKGQFFAALTNMRSVGVMGDERTYDYAIALRGVITSDFMTAEAAEIPWNVLQICMTRIINEVKGVNRVMYDLTSKPPGTIELE, encoded by the coding sequence ATGGCACAGGAACTTATTATCGTTCTTGATTTCGGTGGTCAGTACAAACAGCTGATCGCAAGGCGTGTCAGGGAATGCAATGTATATTGCGAGATTCACCCGTATACTATGCCTCTTGATGAAATCAAAGCAAAAAATCCCAAGGGAATAATTCTTACAGGCGGTCCCGCAAGTGTGTACAAAGAAGATTCACCGACTTACTCCCGTGAACTCTTTGAAGCAGGAATACCGATCCTTGGAATCTGTTATGGTTCACAGCTTATGGCTTACAGAATGGGAGGCGTTGTTAAGACTGCTCCTGTTTCAGAATATGGTCATACAGAAGTTACTTTGGAAGCACTTGACAGCCTTCTTTTCCAGGATGTTGAGACAGATGGTGATGGCAACACAAGCTGCTGGATGAGCCATACAGATTATATTGCTAAGGCTCCGGAAGGATTTATGATCACAGGTCACACCAGAAACTGCCCAGTTGCAGCTATGGAGAATGCTGATAAGAAGCTTTACGCAGTACAGTTCCATCCTGAAGTACTTCATACTCCTCAGGGAACCAAGATGATCAGCAGCTTCGTTCGTAATGTATGCGGATGCTCTGGCGACTGGAAGATGTCTTCATTTGTTGAGACAACAGTTAAAGAGCTTAGAGAGAAGATTGGCGATGGTAAGGTTCTGTGTGCACTTTCAGGCGGAGTTGATTCTTCTGTATGTGCAGTTCTTCTATCCAAAGCTATCGGCAAGCAGCTTACATGCGTATTTGTAGATCATGGTCTTCTTCGTAAGGACGAAGGCGATGAGGTTGAGGCTGTCTTTGGTCCGGAAGGCCCTTATGAACTTAACTTTATCAGAGTCAATGCACAGGATTATTTCTATGAGAAGCTTGCAGGCCAGACAGATCCTGAGACCAAGCGTAAGATAATCGGTGCAGAATTCATAAATGTATTCGAGAAGGAAGCTAAGAAGATAGGAGCAGTTGATTTTCTGGCTCAGGGAACTATATATCCTGACGTAGTAGAGTCCGGAATCGGCAAGGGTGCTACTATCAAGTCACACCACAATGTAGGCGGACTTCCTGATCATGTAGATTTCAAAGAGATCGTTGAGCCTCTTAGAATGCTCTTCAAGGATGAAGTAAGACAGGTCGGCCTTGAACTTGGAATACCTGAAAAACTCGTATTCCGTCAGCCATTCCCAGGTCCCGGACTTGGAATCAGAATCATCGGAGAAGTTACTCCTGAGAAGGTTAGAATCGTCCAGGATGCTGACTATATCTATCGCTCAGAGCTTGAAAAGGCAGGCATAGACATGGGTAAGGGTCAGTTCTTCGCAGCACTTACCAACATGCGTAGCGTAGGTGTAATGGGAGATGAGCGTACATATGATTATGCTATCGCTCTTCGCGGAGTTATAACATCTGACTTCATGACAGCAGAAGCTGCTGAGATCCCGTGGAATGTACTTCAGATATGCATGACTCGTATCATCAACGAAGTTAAGGGCGTTAACAGAGTAATGTATGATCTTACTTCTAAGCCGCCGGGAACTATTGAGCTGGAGTAA
- a CDS encoding aminoglycoside 6-adenylyltransferase, which translates to MRTEKEMMELILRTAKEDARIRAVYMNGSRTNPNAPKDIFQDYDIVYVVEETGSFIRDKEWIRRFGDILFMQYPDEHPDYPSDKENSYGWLMIFTDGNRLDLTVKSISHAKENVTEDSLCKILLDKDGILPEIPEASEDTYVVKRPTKEQYAAVCNEFWWCLNNIAKGLWRKEVTYAQDMLNFVVRKQLEKMLSWKIGELTDYSVSIGKSGKYMKKWLSEEEWQKYLDTYCGTDVNDMWSAVEIMCRLFIDVSKWVAEHGNFVFDRQEADNSFKYFVAVKEMDENAVSIFENMGDE; encoded by the coding sequence ATGCGTACAGAGAAAGAGATGATGGAACTGATCCTGCGTACAGCGAAGGAAGATGCCAGGATCCGTGCCGTTTATATGAATGGATCACGAACCAATCCCAATGCACCAAAGGATATTTTTCAGGATTATGACATTGTTTATGTCGTAGAAGAAACCGGATCCTTTATTCGGGACAAGGAGTGGATTCGGCGGTTCGGGGATATACTGTTTATGCAGTACCCGGACGAACATCCGGATTACCCGAGTGATAAAGAAAACTCCTATGGCTGGCTGATGATATTTACGGACGGAAACAGGCTGGATCTTACAGTTAAATCGATTTCACATGCAAAGGAAAACGTTACGGAAGACAGCTTATGCAAGATTCTGCTGGATAAAGACGGAATTCTTCCTGAGATTCCTGAAGCGTCGGAAGATACTTATGTTGTTAAACGACCGACAAAGGAACAGTATGCGGCCGTTTGCAACGAATTCTGGTGGTGCCTTAACAATATCGCAAAGGGCCTTTGGAGAAAAGAAGTGACATATGCACAGGATATGTTGAACTTCGTGGTCAGAAAGCAGCTTGAAAAGATGCTTTCCTGGAAAATAGGAGAGCTGACCGATTATTCTGTCAGCATCGGTAAATCCGGAAAGTATATGAAGAAATGGCTCTCTGAGGAAGAGTGGCAGAAGTATCTGGACACTTATTGCGGCACCGATGTAAACGACATGTGGAGCGCCGTGGAAATTATGTGCCGGCTGTTCATAGACGTTTCAAAATGGGTGGCAGAACATGGCAATTTCGTCTTTGACAGGCAGGAAGCTGATAATAGTTTCAAATATTTTGTTGCTGTGAAAGAAATGGATGAAAACGCTGTAAGCATTTTTGAAAATATGGGTGACGAATGA
- a CDS encoding DUF1934 domain-containing protein produces MERKANISVIGIHDRGEKTPEKIESNGTCTWDITDDGINVIKGDESRDESGEMVTTSFRISSSKIKMVRKGSFASVMVFEKGVDHVSTYNTPYGAMDMKVKTDILEVDGDENHLHAHVRYMLEMDGQVTSNSDIKIDIRA; encoded by the coding sequence ATGGAGAGAAAAGCAAATATTAGTGTTATAGGAATACATGACAGAGGAGAGAAGACTCCCGAGAAGATTGAGTCCAATGGTACCTGTACCTGGGACATAACTGATGATGGAATAAATGTTATAAAAGGTGACGAATCCAGGGACGAATCAGGAGAGATGGTCACAACCTCTTTTCGCATATCATCTTCTAAGATCAAGATGGTCAGGAAAGGAAGCTTTGCATCAGTCATGGTCTTTGAAAAGGGCGTAGATCACGTATCAACTTATAATACTCCATACGGCGCTATGGATATGAAGGTTAAGACTGATATACTTGAAGTGGATGGTGATGAAAATCATCTGCATGCTCATGTTAGGTACATGCTTGAGATGGACGGTCAGGTGACTTCGAATTCTGATATCAAAATAGATATCAGGGCATGA